The genomic window CACAGGGTGCCAGCCTCCAGCCACGAGCCCAGGCGGAAGGTCTGCAAGGAGACTCAGTGCAAATGGCTAACACATATATGGCTTTTTTATCAACACTGGGACAGAGGTGAGCAGAAGTGACCGCGGGGCAGAACCGGCCTGAGTCCCCACCAGCCGATCGCCCTGCCTCTGGGGGTCCACAGAGAAGCCCCTGAGGATTGACAGGAGCCCCTCGCCACCCTAGAATCCCTGCCATCTGCTCACCAGCCCTCTTACCTGGACCAGGGAACAAGGACACTTACACCTGCCTTTCAAATCTCCCAGGCTCCGCTTTAGGCAGCGCCCGTCCGTGGAGATCAAATGAGAAAAGCGTAACAGGGAGCCCCACCCAGGAACCGCGCGGCTCCTGTTCTGGAAAGGCAGCCACGTCCATCTCCCACTGGAAGGGCCATGGTCCAGCACTTCCCTGGGGCCTCTCTGGGAAGGGGGGGGTCCCCTGTCTTCACAGTTTGACACCCACTGTCAACAACGCGAGGTCCCAGGACAGACGGGCCCTCTTCAAGTCTGGCCAATCAGTGAACAGCTGGCCGGGATGTCCCGGGAACCACACCAGCAGGAGGCCGTGGTGACAAGGGGGGACAGCTTCAGGGTCTGGTCCTAGCTCTGGACCACCTGCCTCCCGGCCCCTCCCAGGGCGCCACGCTCCTGCACCTGACCGAGGCTCCTGGTGACCAGGCTGCTGTCCAGACAGGTCCCCAAGGGCCTTCTGCTCCCACGAGCCCACGGTCCATGGCCCCTTCCAGGAGCATGGGGAGCTGCACGCACAGGACACAGGAAGTGCTGCCACCTTGTGGGTCCAGAAGACTCAAACCACGGAAATGCCACAACTTCTGCCAAAGAGCCTCCCGGCGGGCAGGTAGAGCTGTGGAGGACGAGGGCGATGGGCATGCAGCAAGCACAGCTCCCGGGCGGCCACCGGAACCAGCTCCTTGCTCTCCTCCAAGGGGACCCATCTCACAGCCAGAGGACGGTGGTCTTTAAacagagggacagaaagaaggaCGGGGGCAGGACCACAGACAGATGGAAAAGGAAACCTCCAGGGCTGACGACTGAGGTACCAGTGCTCTGGGTCTCGTCCGCGTCCGCGGCAGGCGGCTGCAGCCGCGGACCTACTTGTTCTTGCCCAGCAGCGCATCCACCTCCTCCTCGGGCTTGAGCGAGTGCCACTGCGCTATGGGCCTGCGGGGGTTGGCCAGCATGTCGGACCAGTGCCGCAGCTCCGTGCCCGTGGCGTTGCTGCCCACGAAGATCTTGCCGATGGCCTCATTCTTGCCCAGCTTGTCGTAGTCCAGCACCGTGACCACCACCTGCACCTTCTGGGAGTGGAGGGGGCGGTCCGTGAGGTGGTGGAAAGGCCCCCAGGCGCCTTGCTCCCACCTCCAGCCGCTATGGAGACGGGGTCACATGGGGCAGGGCCACGCCCTTGTCACTGAGCAGGTGCCCAGCAGCGCCCAGCACGTAGGGGTGGAGGCCGTGATCTCACCCCTAACGGAGAGGCAGACACATCCTCACGGAGGACAAGGGGCACTGAcggcagcacagggaactcaggGCAGCTTCACGGGGAAGTGACGGGGAGAGAGGCGAGGACACAGGAGGGAGCTGGAGGTGGAGGCACAGGGACCTGAGCAAGTTCAGGGCCACAGAGGAGGCAGGAtgtgaggtgggggggtgggtcgAGCTTCAGAAGGAGAGACTGGCCTTGGTGGGAGGGATGGAAGGGCCAGGGTCAAGCCAGAGGGTGCCTGGCTGCGGGGTCTCGGAGGGAGGACATTGAGGGCTAGACACAGGCCATGTGATAAGGATGGAGTGAGGGGGGCTGGAGTGCTCTGTGGGGTGTTCTGGGGGTGCCCTGTGGGGTGCATGGGGAAATGCCCTGGGGCAGAACCAAGAGGAACTGAGAGGACAGGGCGTCTCCCACCCTATAGGACCAGCTCGCTCCAAGAAGccccactgagcctccagggtGCCTGTCCCCACATCCAAGCCCCCACTTCAGTGTCCCAGAGGCTGTTCACTGTGGGCCCCTTCCAAGCAAGGACGGGCCTCCCTACAGGCCAGCAAACCAGGCTGAGGAAACGCTCAGAGCGTCAGGTGAGGGGTGGGAGCCGGGCTGGTGGGGGGTTGGCAGCCGGGTGGCGGCTGTCTTGCCGGTTATGGGCCCCAGACAGTGTCAGGTTCTGTGGGACTGGCCTCTGCCCAAGTCTCAGGAAGACCCCGACCCactcctgggggctggggagcagcttGCCACGCAGACCCCTGCCGGCCTGCAGGGCCTGAGGCCAGGTCCGGGCAGCTGGGAGCAGACACGGTCCCCGCCCCCCTGTGGCCCAGCACCTGGATCTGCTCGAAGGGGATCTCGAAGCTGAAGGACTCGTTGAAATAGGGGTTCAGGGTCTTCTTCTTCACCGTGGTCTTCTTCTTCTTGAGCCGCTTGCCGTTCTGCATCAGGTGGATCTTCACGTAGGGGTCTGCGGGGAAGCCACCCGGAGAGGCCCTGAGCCGCGCCCACGTCCAGGCCCAGGCGGTGCCTCCAGGACCCACTCTGGCAGCCCCGAGCTCCGTGCCCCCGTCCCATCAACCCTGCTGACTGTGTAGATGAGAAAGCTCCTGCCTGGGGCCACAGGACAGGTCCCAGGATGTGGCCCACTCTCCTGACCCATGAGAGCCCGGTGCTGCGGCCCagcccaccgccccccccccccagagtctGTCCTCACCTCGAGCCcccctggggcagagcctcccaGAGAAGGTCCCAGATGGACGAGAGACCACTTTGGGCTGAGTTCCCCATCGGCCCGCAGCCCCCAGGAGAAGTAGACGCCTGTCTGGGATCCTGCCTCCCAGGCCCACACctccagccagccctgccctggggacccacagctgctggccccagCCTGTGTTCCTCTGTGAATCCCAGGGCTCCGCAGAGAGCGGCCCGCGGGCGCCCCCTGATGGCGGCCAGCTGCTCTGCTCGCACCTGAAAGGCCCCCCACGTCCATCTTCTTCAGGTTCTTGGCCTCCAGGATGCAGACAGTGAGCTTTCCGGCGGTAGGCACATAGCGCAGGGAGGTGCAAATGTCACCCAGCTTCTCGGGCTGTCCAGGCAAGGGGACTCGGGTCATCTCAGCCATCCCCCTGCGTCCAGCATGACTGAATAGCTGACCCCCCAGCTACAGGGCAGCAGGGCTCAGCAAGCCCAGCAGGACCAGCTGTGGGCGGCTTGGGTGCATGGCACCTGGGAGGCTCTGGACAGATGTGGGGGTTGTCAGGGACCCTCCCCAGGCTGAGCAGGGGCCTAGGGGTGGGTGTGGTGCCTGAGCCCTGGGAGCCTCCTTGCTGATCACAACCGCCCCACCTGCAAAGGGAGCTGAGGTTTTCAAAGCCCTCTGCATCCTTTTTCTTCCATCAATGTCACAGACAATGTTTCATGTGaccagtgggtgggtggggggggggggcaatttgCTCAAAGCCCCGCAGCGACTTGGCGGGGCCACACCCAGAATGGAAGCTTCCCAGAGAGAGGGGCCTCCAGCCAAGTCTGGCCACCCTGGCAGGACCCAGTGCAGCGCCTGGCACCCGGCACAGGCTTGGCTGACTCAAACAACTGGAGGAGCTTGAACCTCCCATGTGGCTCAAACAACTGGCGCTAAAATGGAGTTTTGGgtgcacagcaggtgctcagcaagTATCTGGTGAGTGAATGAACACTGCAGCAGTTTCTGGGAAGACAAGACCCTGGCTGGGAACCCTCTAGAACAGTCCAGCTGCCCAGGGGCTGGATGAGGCTGAGTCCTGGGTCCCTGGCCCTAAGTGGGCACAGAGCCTTGGGACAAGCAAGTGACCACGTCCCATCCACCTGAGCGCCTCACTGGTCGGTGTGCTCATCAGCAGAGGGAGGCCCCGGGTCTGAGGACGGGAGCCGGGACCCCACCCCCGAAGCCCCATctcacctcctccttctctccgCCCTGCAGGTCCCGCCACTCCTCAATGGGCTGCCCGAGGTCCACGGTGTTCATGGGCACCTTCACCTCCCCGATGATGTCATGTTTGGAGAAGCGGTCGAAGTCATAGATGGCCATCACCAGGGTCTTGCCCCCCAGCTCCTGGTAGGGCACCTGCAGGGCACAGGCAGATGAGGGGGCAGCCGGCCTGGGGCCTCACACAGAGGAGACAGAAGGGAGTGAGGACAGACAgggcggggtggagggggcggggccgcagggcggggcggggccgcagggtggggcggggcggggcggggcggggcggggctgcaCCTTGAAGGTGAAGGTCTCATTGAAGGCGGGGTTCAGCGTCTTCCGATGGACCTTGGtctcatatttcttcttcttgtccgGAAGGAGGAAGACTTTGACGTAAGGGTCCGAGGTGCCTCCCATGTCCAGGGCAGGCAGCTCTGCGGCCTGTAGGACGCCGACGGTGAGCTGTGGAGAGAGGGGTACAGACCTGAGTCAGAGCAGAGGGGGcagcgggggaggggcaggcgggCCCCGGGCAGGGCTTTAGTGTCCCTCTGTCCCCCTGGAATCAGTGACCCTTGGGGAAACGGAAGCCGATAAGCAGCCCATCTGCCCAAGGTCGGCAGGACCCTTCCCCTAGCCCCCTGCCCAGCCCGCCCGCCCCATGGGGGACAATAGGCGCCGACAGGCCCCGAGTGCCTTcgagcccctgccccccacagcccCCGTACCTGGTTGGCCTGGAAATCGTAGTCCAGGGAGAACTGCAGCTTCCCCAGGTTCTctggctccttctcctcctccccctcgccTTCTCCCTCCGTCAGGCCCGTCTCTGCATCGTCATCGTCCTGGGGGGCTGAGGAGGCGGGGAGGGTTGGAGGGAAGACACAAAGGCCACCCAGTGCAGACCCCAGCCTGGAGCTGGGGGCTCTGTCCCCACGGGGGCCCGCACGCTCCCAGAGGCCACGCAGCTTCTGGAGTGGGGGTGGCTCCCTGTGCCCCCCTGCTCAGGCCGCCACCCCAGAAACACGTACCAGGTGCGCAGTGCAGGTGTCCCGGTCAGGTGAGTCCACGGGTGCgaggagcagagagaaggtggTGAGAAAAGCCTGCTGCGGCGGGGCCAGGGCGGCTTGGGCCCTGCACACTCACATGTTCACATACACTCACGCACTaacacattcatacacacatgctcacatacacgttcacacacacactcacatggtCACACACAAACTCACGTTCACCCACATTCACACACTAACACAGGCTCACACACTTAcacgttcacacacacacacactcagactcGCACGTTCACACACACGTCACACACAAACTCACGTTCACCCACATTCACACACCAACACACCAACAGACTCACACACGTCCACACTCACACATTCACTCACACTCACCTTCAGACTCGTGTTCACACTCACTGTCACACGTGTTctcacacgtgtgtgcacacttTACACACGTTCACACACTCATACTCACACACGTTCAGCCACATGCACGTGTTCACACATTTGCACACTTATACTCACACATGTACGGTCACACTCATATGTCTACACATGGTCACACATGTTCACACTCACATCCATGTTCACACACATTCAAACTCACACGTTCACACACACTCAAAGCCCACCAGACCCTGAGATCAGCCCTCCCATCCACACCCGTATTGACCCCTTGGGCAGAAGGAATTGTTCCCCCAGAACAAGCGTGGGGCAAGGGAGGCAGCTGGAGGCCTTTGCAAACTTAGGAGGAGAAACGGGGGCCTTGGGGTCGGTCCAGCTCTACTGCACCGGGACGCCAGGCGTAAAAGGTCCAAGTCCCTGTGGACCAGACCCAGCGGTCCCACCCGCCCCAGGGGGCACTACGGCAGCACCTGGCTGACCAGCCTGGAGCAGCAGACCCAAGATCACCCAACAGTGGCTCGTGGGTGGGCAGGGGTCTCTCTTCTCGGCATTTTGTCCCAAATGGCCTCTTGTGGGGTGGATCAAGGACCAGGCCCTGCTGACACAAGggagccccgccccacccccagctgaggGAGACGCGGTCCCGCCTACCTGGCCGCCCTTCATGTCCTTCATGTTCATGGCGTTCTTCGCgcctttgcccttctctttcttgttcttcttcttcttacagCAGCACTTCTTGCAGATGCAGAAGCAGCACGTAAGGAGCAGGAGGCACAGGACCACAGCGATGGCGATCAGAGCCCAGGGGGGTactgccacagggaggccaaggTCAGCAGTGCCTGCCCGCAGCCAACCCCACAACGCTGGCAtcagagcctggggtggggggcgctgccatggggaggccaaggTCGGCGGTGCCCACCTGCAGCCAACCCCACAACACTGGAAAAGCTAGGTAGAGACCAATGCCCACACTGCACACTTTAACCCAGGAGTGATTTGCATGTAAGCTGCACACACTCTGGTGCTCTTGCCAATGACCTTGAGGACACAGCAGCCAGCTGTACCCAGGGAGGACCATGGCTTGCTAAGATCTGATGGCTCTGGTCCTAGGAGATGGGCTCATCCCGGGGGTGGGACAATCCTCACCAGACCAGGCAGGGGAAGGCCTGGCCCACCCCTCGTGTCCAGTCCTGAGacacaacagggactccaggcTTTGGCTGGGCACAGGATGCTCCCCTAATCTGAGCCTTTACCAGCAATCCAGGAAGTGGTGGGGGCTTTTATTTTATACCTTACAAAATAAAGCACTTTTAAACTGTGACCGGAAAACTTGGATAATGATCTGTTTCATAAGGTTTTATCctcttgtgttttttgtttgtttgttagttttcttagggccgcacctgcggcacatggaggttctcaggctaggagctgaattggagccacagctgccggcctacaccacagcctcagcaacacaagatccccgatccactgagtgaggccagggatcgaacccgtgccatcatggatcctagttgggtttgttaacctctgaaccatgaagggaactccctgttttatcttcttttgattggtttttttttgttttttttgctatgcccATGGCACGGGGAAgttccaagccactgcagagacaaccccAATCCTAAACCTGCTGCTCCACGGGAGAAGCAAGCCCTTGACCATTTCCTAGGCCATTTTCCCCAGGAGGTCAGGAATGACACGTAAAGCCCCCTGTCCCCTCATTCATGCCAGCCCGCACTGGCCCCTGTTCCTGATGGGGAGCCCTGACACATCCAAACACAGTCACAGCCTGGCCCCCACGATACCACCCCCATCGCACACGGGGCCACTCACAGGGGATCTTGTTCATCTCATTGAAGAATCTGTCCCTCATCTTGGTAAAGACATCCTCCGGGCCCTCCCGGGCACCCCCGCTCGCCGTGGAGTTGTCTGCGGGCCCCGCGGgcatggtggtggtggcaggagcCACAATGGGCTCCTGGTTCCTCTTGAAGATATTTCTCATGGCGGTGGTGGCGGGCAGCTGCGGGGGAAGATGCGGGGTGAGCGCTCCAGGGGCCCGAGTATGGGCGGCAGCGCCCCACAGACCGGGAGAGGCTCTTCCAAATGACAAGTCACATCCCTTCCAGCGGCCCCCACCCCGCTGGCCCAAGGCCCCAGCGccaagaccccccccccgcccccgagtcAGACCCCAGCCCCATGGGCACCACCATCACCCCACATCATAGACGCAGAAACGGAGGCTCGGAGCTTGGGCAGCCCCATGCCCTCAGCCCCCCAAGGCCTGAAACAGAGGTTCAAACCATCGCTGACCCCAAGCCAGCAGAGCACAGCCTTCACCATCTCCTTCTTTCCCAGCCACACCCCCCCCCAGGAAGGAGTGGGGGgtggcccccccccgcccccgggaagGACCTGCTGAGCCCCCAACTCCTCACCTGCTCCAGCAACCCTGCCTGTGACCCTCCAGACCGCCTGGCTTGGTGGCTCCCTCAGCACCCAACCCCTCCGAGCCTCCTCCCCGGGTCGCCCCCGGCTCAGGTTCCACTCCAGCCCTGCCCGCTGCACACCCAGCACTCACGGCCCCACACGAGCGTGTCACTGACACCAAAGCATCAGGGAGACGGGGAGGAGAGCCGTCCATAGTCCTACCTTCCAGAAGTAACTCGGCTTAGCATTTTTGGAGaattttataacaatattttttctGAGAGTGTTTTACATGTTGAGaccaaactatatatatataattgtctcATCTGCCTTTTTTCCATGAAGAATTCTGTCATAAACTTTTATCATTGAAAAtgtcctttgggagttcccgttgtggtgcagtagttaacaaatccgactaggaaccatgaggttgcaagttcaatccttggcctcgcccagtgggttaaggatccggcattgccatgagctgtggtgtaggtcgcagatgcagctgggatcccacattgctgtgcctgtggtataggctggtggctacggctcaggttctacccctagcctgggaacctccatatgctgcaggaacagctctagaaaagccaaaaaaaaaaaaaaaaaatgtcctttggaaggtcccatcatggctcactggtgaGCAAACCTGACTTGGAtctatgaggttgcgagttcgatccctggccttgctaaatgtCCTTTGTTATTAAGCCACTGAACAGtatcctgctgcacagcaggaccacACTGGTTTAACCCGTCCACAATTAAACACTTAGCCAGTTTTCAAGGTTTTGCCACTACAAATATTGCATTTAAGCGA from Phacochoerus africanus isolate WHEZ1 chromosome 12, ROS_Pafr_v1, whole genome shotgun sequence includes these protein-coding regions:
- the SYT2 gene encoding synaptotagmin-2, with the protein product MRNIFKRNQEPIVAPATTTMPAGPADNSTASGGAREGPEDVFTKMRDRFFNEMNKIPLPPWALIAIAVVLCLLLLTCCFCICKKCCCKKKKNKKEKGKGAKNAMNMKDMKGGQDDDDAETGLTEGEGEGEEEKEPENLGKLQFSLDYDFQANQLTVGVLQAAELPALDMGGTSDPYVKVFLLPDKKKKYETKVHRKTLNPAFNETFTFKVPYQELGGKTLVMAIYDFDRFSKHDIIGEVKVPMNTVDLGQPIEEWRDLQGGEKEEPEKLGDICTSLRYVPTAGKLTVCILEAKNLKKMDVGGLSDPYVKIHLMQNGKRLKKKKTTVKKKTLNPYFNESFSFEIPFEQIQKVQVVVTVLDYDKLGKNEAIGKIFVGSNATGTELRHWSDMLANPRRPIAQWHSLKPEEEVDALLGKNK